The following are encoded together in the Bos taurus isolate L1 Dominette 01449 registration number 42190680 breed Hereford chromosome 12, ARS-UCD2.0, whole genome shotgun sequence genome:
- the TRIM13 gene encoding E3 ubiquitin-protein ligase TRIM13 (The RefSeq protein has 1 substitution compared to this genomic sequence), producing the protein MELLEEDLTCPICCSLFDDPRVLPCSHNFCKKCLEGILEGNVRNSLWRSSPFKCHTCRKETSATGVNSLQVNYSLKGIVEKYNKIKVSPKMPVCKGHLGQPLNIFCLTDMQLICGICATRGEHTKHVFCSIEDAYAQERDAFESLFQSFETWRRGDALSRLDTLETSKRKSLQLLTKDSDKVKEFFEKLQYTLDQKKNEILSDFETMKLAVMQAYDPEINKLNTILQEQRMAFNIAEAFKDVSEPIIFLQQMQEFREKIKVIKETPLPPSNLPSSPLMKNFDTSQWEDIKLVDVDKLSLPQDTGTFISKIPWRLYPLFVVVILLGLLIFFSPTMFLEWSLFDEIATWKDNLSNFSSYLTRSADFVEQSVFYWEQLTDGLFIFSERLKSFTLVVLNNVAEFVCKYKLL; encoded by the coding sequence ATGGAGCTGCTTGAAGAAGACCTCACGTGCCCAATCTGTTGCAGTCTGTTTGATGATCCCCGAGTTTTGCCTTGCTCACACAACTTTTGCAAAAAGTGCTTAGAAGGGATCTTAGAGGGGAATGTGCGGAATTCCCTGTGGAGATCCTCTCCATTTAAGTGCCCCACGTGCCGGAAGGAAACTTCAGCGACGGGAGTCAACAGCCTGCAGGTTAATTACTCCCTGAAGGGTATTGTGGAAAAGTATAACAAGATTAAGGTCTCTCCCAAAATGCCAGTGTGCAAAGGACACTTGGGACAGCCTCTCAACATTTTCTGCCTGACTGACATGCAGCTGATCTGTGGCATCTGTGCGACTCGGGGTGAGCACACCAAGCACGTCTTCTGTTCTATCGAAGATGCCTACGCTCAGGAAAGGGACGCCTTTGAGTCCCTCTTCCAGAGCTTTGAGACCTGGCGTCGGGGAGATGCCCTTTCTCGCTTGGATACCTTGGAAACTAGCAAAAGGAAGTCTCTACAGTTGCTGACTAAAGATTCGGATAAAGTGAAGGAGTTTTTTGAGAAGTTACAATACACGTTAGATCAGAAGAAGAATGAAATCCTGTCTGACTTTGAGACCATGAAACTTGCAGTGATGCAGGCCTATGACCCAGAGATCAACAAACTCAACACCATCTTGCAGGAACAGCGAATGGCCTTTAACATTGCTGAGGCTTTCAAAGATGTGTCAGAACCCATCATATTTCTGCAGCAGATGCAGGAGTtcagggagaaaataaaagtcatcAAGGAAACTCCTTTGCCTCCCTCAAATTTGCCCTCAAGCCCTTTGATGAAGAACTTTGATACCAGTCAGTGGGAAGACATAAAACTAGTGGACGTGGATAAACTTTCCTTGCCTCAAGATACTGGCACGTTCATtagcaagattccctggagacttTATCCGTTATTTGTGGTGGTCATTCTGCTTGGCCTTCTCATTTTCTTCAGTCCCACCATGTTCTTAGAATGGTCTCTATTTGATGAAATCGCAACTTGGAAAGATAATCTTTCAAACTTTAGCTCCTACCTGACTAGATCAGCTGATTTTGTAGAACAATCAGTTTTTTACTGGGAACAGTTGACAGATGGGCTTTTCATTTTCAGTGAAAGATTGAAGAGTTTTACTTTGGTGGTGCTGAACAATGTGGCAGAATTTGTGTGCAAATATAAACTATTATAA
- the TRIM13 gene encoding E3 ubiquitin-protein ligase TRIM13 isoform X1 → MELLEEDLTCPICCSLFDDPRVLPCSHNFCKKCLEGILEGNVRNSLWRSSPFKCPTCRKETSATGVNSLQVNYSLKGIVEKYNKIKVSPKMPVCKGHLGQPLNIFCLTDMQLICGICATRGEHTKHVFCSIEDAYAQERDAFESLFQSFETWRRGDALSRLDTLETSKRKSLQLLTKDSDKVKEFFEKLQYTLDQKKNEILSDFETMKLAVMQAYDPEINKLNTILQEQRMAFNIAEAFKDVSEPIIFLQQMQEFREKIKVIKETPLPPSNLPSSPLMKNFDTSQWEDIKLVDVDKLSLPQDTGTFISKIPWRLYPLFVVVILLGLLIFFSPTMFLEWSLFDEIATWKDNLSNFSSYLTRSADFVEQSVFYWEQLTDGLFIFSERLKSFTLVVLNNVAEFVCKYKLL, encoded by the coding sequence ATGGAGCTGCTTGAAGAAGACCTCACGTGCCCAATCTGTTGCAGTCTGTTTGATGATCCCCGAGTTTTGCCTTGCTCACACAACTTTTGCAAAAAGTGCTTAGAAGGGATCTTAGAGGGGAATGTGCGGAATTCCCTGTGGAGATCCTCTCCATTTAAGTGCCCCACGTGCCGGAAGGAAACTTCAGCGACGGGAGTCAACAGCCTGCAGGTTAATTACTCCCTGAAGGGTATTGTGGAAAAGTATAACAAGATTAAGGTCTCTCCCAAAATGCCAGTGTGCAAAGGACACTTGGGACAGCCTCTCAACATTTTCTGCCTGACTGACATGCAGCTGATCTGTGGCATCTGTGCGACTCGGGGTGAGCACACCAAGCACGTCTTCTGTTCTATCGAAGATGCCTACGCTCAGGAAAGGGACGCCTTTGAGTCCCTCTTCCAGAGCTTTGAGACCTGGCGTCGGGGAGATGCCCTTTCTCGCTTGGATACCTTGGAAACTAGCAAAAGGAAGTCTCTACAGTTGCTGACTAAAGATTCGGATAAAGTGAAGGAGTTTTTTGAGAAGTTACAATACACGTTAGATCAGAAGAAGAATGAAATCCTGTCTGACTTTGAGACCATGAAACTTGCAGTGATGCAGGCCTATGACCCAGAGATCAACAAACTCAACACCATCTTGCAGGAACAGCGAATGGCCTTTAACATTGCTGAGGCTTTCAAAGATGTGTCAGAACCCATCATATTTCTGCAGCAGATGCAGGAGTtcagggagaaaataaaagtcatcAAGGAAACTCCTTTGCCTCCCTCAAATTTGCCCTCAAGCCCTTTGATGAAGAACTTTGATACCAGTCAGTGGGAAGACATAAAACTAGTGGACGTGGATAAACTTTCCTTGCCTCAAGATACTGGCACGTTCATtagcaagattccctggagacttTATCCGTTATTTGTGGTGGTCATTCTGCTTGGCCTTCTCATTTTCTTCAGTCCCACCATGTTCTTAGAATGGTCTCTATTTGATGAAATCGCAACTTGGAAAGATAATCTTTCAAACTTTAGCTCCTACCTGACTAGATCAGCTGATTTTGTAGAACAATCAGTTTTTTACTGGGAACAGTTGACAGATGGGCTTTTCATTTTCAGTGAAAGATTGAAGAGTTTTACTTTGGTGGTGCTGAACAATGTGGCAGAATTTGTGTGCAAATATAAACTATTATAA
- the KCNRG gene encoding potassium channel regulatory protein, with amino-acid sequence MSGQELVTLNVGGKVFTTRSSTLQQFPGSRLMRMLDGRDKEFKMVDGQIFVDRDGVLFSFILDFLRTQQLLLPTDFSDHLRLQREALFYELNPLVDLLNQEHKLQPRPALVEVHFLSRNTQAFFRVFGSCSKTIEMLTGRITVFIEQPSAPASSSNSFPQMTLLPLPPQRPSYHDLVFQCGSDSTTDNQTRIRYISIKPDNRKLANGTNVLGLLIDTLLMEGFHLVGTRTVSSEDRTECYSFERIKKPDALAMNKTLKSETTLMPEQ; translated from the exons ATGAGTGGTCAGGAACTGGTCACTTTGAACGTGGGAGGGAAGGTATTCACCACACGGTCTTCCACCTTACAGCAGTTTCCTGGCTCTCGGTTGATGAGAATGTTAGATGGCAGAGACAAAGAATTCAAGATGGTTGATGGCCAGATTTTTGTGGACAGAGATGGTGTTTTATTTAGTTTCATCTTAGATTTTTTGAGAACTCAGCAACTTCTACTACCCACTGACTTTTCAGACCATCTTAGACTTCAGAGAGAGGCTCTATTCTATGAACTCAATCCTCTGGTGGACCTCTTAAACCAAGAACACAAGTTACAGCCAAGACCTGCTCTTGTGGAGGTACATTTCCTAAGCCGAAATACTCAGGCTTTCTTCAGGGTGTTTGGCTCTTGCAGCAAAACAATTGAGATGCTAACTGGGAGGATTACAGTGTTTATAGAACAACCTTCCGCACCAGCCTCAAGTAGTAACTCTTTCCCTCAGATGACCTTACTTCCACTGCCTCCACAAAGACCATCTTACCATGACCTGGTTTTCCAATGCGGCTCTGACAGCACTACTGACAACCAAACAAGAATCAG GTATATCTCCATAAAACCTGATAACCGAAAACTGGCCAACGGAACTAATGTTCTTGGCTTACTGATTGACACTTTACTGATGGAAGGCTTCCATCTGGTCGGCACCAGAACAGTATCCTCTGAAGACAGAACTGAATGCTATAGTTTCGAAAGGATAAAAAAGCCTGATGCTCTTGCCATGAacaaaacactgaaatcagaGACTACCCTCATGCCAGAGCAATAG